Sequence from the Rutidosis leptorrhynchoides isolate AG116_Rl617_1_P2 chromosome 3, CSIRO_AGI_Rlap_v1, whole genome shotgun sequence genome:
TTTGGTAAATTCAGAatgaaaaagtgagggttgttatattttTTGACTGATGCTGTCGTTTTCTACTGTTCCTTCACTATTAAAGATATATGGTCTTATTAACCCTCTTTAGTGGCCACGTGCTTGCTTAAATTTATATATCCGTGAGTTATGAATATACAGTTATTATAACAAGTTAAATGATTAGCATTGGTTAATTCTACATATTTGAAActtgttaataaataattaaatgattAGCATTCTAGTTAATATATTCTTtaactagaaaaaatccgaccgcgcgttgctgcggttgtattcgacgcgcggtccaatttggatatacgatgtccgtttcgcgtatagttagtcgttttgtatatgtatatatatgtatgtaatataacccgaaatatttttttttaacgatgtccgtttcgcgtatagttagtcgcgttgtgttcgtaaaattatttcgagttgaacggtggtctcggaaaaatttaactcgcaccgagcgtgaatatagggcccgttatttagtgtttttttaacgatgtccgttttgcatatagttagtcccgttgggttcgtgagatttttccgagttgaacggtggcctcggaaaaatttaactcgcaccgagcgagaagataggacccgttataaattcgggtggagtaaggtttttttatttttaattaaattataaatttacgttttttactcctgaaaaagtgtaaagttgaagggttgttgtgtaatttgtgcgaaagttggaggatcatttgtagtgtgaacgcaaactcaaaacgacaacgcGGTAAAATTGAAACGATCAAATTTGGGAGGAGGTTTAGTATAGaagattaaaattaattaataataattaataataataataataataatatagttgtacaaGTATTTACAATAAACAATGCTAAGTTAATTTTACTTACATATGTGTAGTCTTTTAACatcaaaacatatataaaaaaCACACCCTCTCTGCTAGTGGGCGATTCTAATTGAATAGCAATGGAGTCCAAGGACCCCACTAGATGATAAATTTTTTTAATAAAGTATTATATAATTTTTTTGGAACACTACTAAATTTAAAGAGAGGACCACATATATTTGTTAAGTTAattactttttctaaaagaaaacattattttttagatttttttttttaaaaagtaccTTTCAAATCCGTGAACTTTTTATCACTGCTAGTTACATGAGATTACAAAGTAAATAATGCCATTTTAAAGACATTCTAGAACACAAATCGATTTTAGAAAAAAGTTGATTTTAAAATCGATATTTTATGattatataagtttaattttgattcttATTTTTCGGTTTAAAACAAAACTGAACTAAAATCAAAGTTTGGTTTTCAGTTAGAATTTGAACTCGTTTTCAATTGGATTTTGTCTTCAAATTTTTCAAAACAAGGAATAATAAACCAAATAAAATGAGAAATCGAAATCTAACCGATAAACACCATACAACCCATAATAGTTCACAACTACTACATGCTACCTGCTCAAGAACTGTAAGGATACATCTTTTTAACAATGCCCATATCCACGAGTAAACTAAGAAATTATTACAACGACAATTAGGAAAGTCGTTAATAGGCTTAAAAGTGGTTTTAAAAACTGTCACCATGAAAAATACTTGTTAACCACTTTGTACAAAACTTTTTATTGTATTAATGATTATTTTAGGGCTGACATTAAAATACGTAAGTTAACATGTAtacttaattaataattaatacagTACTTCTAATGGTATAGCTCCTGCAGTCAACAACACAGTCAAAGAAGTCAACACCATATCAAGTCAACGGACAAAACTTGGAAAATATCTTACCACTTTAAACTGTATATAGAAAGTCTGTTAGAGTTAGTTATTGAGTTAGTTACATAGTGTAGGTGGTTATAGTGCCAAGTTGTAAGGCAAATTGTATTTATATATGAACGCTTGTACTTTGTAATAGTCAGTTTTTGTTGAATGAAATGATTCAATTCAATCCTCTTTTGCTCTTATGGTATCAGATGCAAATCACAATGTGATTTGAAGAGCTATCATACTTTCCGGCGACATTCCGATCACCTCCGATCACCTCCGATCACTCAATTCCGGCATCTACTCAACCTATTCATTACTTCCGGCGACACTTCGATCAACTCCGATCACTCAATTTCGACGCCTATTCAATCTACTACTTACTTGATCCACTTCACAACATCATATTCATACTTCCGCACACAATTACATCAACAATTTACTCTGATTCCACCAAATAATCATAAATTTCATAATCTGTTCAATTTTTGCCCTAATTTTGTCATCTACTCAACTGAACCATGCCGATCATCACAGATGATGACACGAATTCACCAACTCATCCACTCTTTCTTCATCAACAAGATCATCCAGGTCTTGTTCTAATTTCAAAGAAATTAACTGGATCTGAAAATTACAGCTCCTGGAGACGCTCTATGACCATAGCTCTCAACGCGAAGAACAAACTCCAAATTGTAACTGGAGAACTTACTGCACCTGCTGCAACATCGAACAATCGAGCACTATGGGACAGGACTAATGATATGATCATATCCTGGATGTTAAACACCATCACTGATCAAATAGGTAATTCACTAAGCTTTGTGAACTCTGCAGCTGATCTGTGGAATGAATTACATGAAAATTACTCACAACTTGATGGACATCGTATCTACCAAATCTCCAATGACATCactcaattgaaacaaattgattgCACAGTGGAGGTTTACTATCAAAAACTCAAAGGTCTTTGGGATGAACTGGATGCTCTAGAATCTCCTTATGCATGTACCTACAAATGCACTTGTGAAAATGGCAAAACCAATGGAGAAAGAGATCAAAGGAAACGACTAATACAATTTCTTATAGGTTTAGATGAAGCCTATTCCAACATCAGAGGTCAAATACTCTTACTACAACCACTTCTGGCTGTTGGTAAAGCATATGGTATGATACGCCAAGAAGAAAAGCAGAGAGAAAACACACTCAAAGAACCAACATCAATTGCACTATCATCATACTCAACCAACAAATCCTACAACAACAGCTCATCAAAATGGACATCAAACAAGCCTGCAACTACTTATGAGAGTAAAAGTCCTTTCAAGAAGGGTATATTTTGTGGTAACTGTGGACTAGAAGGTCAAAACAAAGAAGAATGTTACAAGATTGTTGGCTATCCGATTGGTCATCCTCTTTATGGCAGATATAAACCACCAACTAAGCCACATCCACACAACAAATCAGTGAACCTGGTTACCACAGATGAGCAGGCTTCTACTTCAACTGCCACCACAGACTTAGCTATGACTGCCAGGATGGATCAGCTTCAAAACCAACTCAATCAAGTTTTGCTCATGATGCAATCAACACAAAGCTCTACAACTGAACCACCCTACACAGGTATACACAAAGTCGTAGCTTCACATATTTCTGTCCAACAATACAGGTTCATAGCTAATATTATTTCATAATTGACAAATGCTTAGGTGGTTGATAGTGGTGCTACTGACCATGTTTCCACATCATTGACACTAATGCACAATGTTCAAACATGTCCTGCACCTATCTATGTTACCTTACCAAATGTCCATAACACTAAAGTCACTCAATGTGGATCTGTTCAAATCAAACCCAATATCATAATACACAATGTCCTCTACATACCACACTTCTCATACAACTTACTTTCTGTAAGTAAACTATCTAACCATTTACCAATCTCTGTTCTTTTCACACCTCTTTCATGTTATTTCCAGGATCACAACCAGAGGATTGCACATGGCACCCTCTTTAATGGCATCTATGTGATCCAGCAAGACACCATCACTGCAACACATTCAATAATCATCTCAACACTCAATCAAATCTCTCCAATGATGCTTCTATTTGGCATTCCAGACTTGGTCACTCATCATTTAATGtacttaaataaataaaatgtcttTCTTCTATTTTCAAATGTACCTCTGTTGATACTAATCATTGTAATATTTGTCCACTTGCAAAACAACATTCACTTCCTTTTACACAAAGTTCATCTCATGCTACTTCTCCTTTTGATCTTATACATATTGATGTCTGGGGTCCATACCAATATTCAACAATGAACAATTGTAGATACTTTCTCACCATAGTTGATGATTTTTCTAGGGCAATCTGGACTTATATCATTCCAAACAAAACTCATGCCACTTCACACATTAAATTGTTATGCAATTACATTCAAAACACATTTCAAACTTCCATAAAAATGATAAGATCAGACAATGGTACAGAATTTGTAAACAATTCATTAAAAACCTTTATTGAATCACATGGTATTACACATCAAACCTCTTGTCcttacactcctcaacaaaatgctAGAGTAGAAAGGAAACACAAACAATTACTAGAAATTGCTGAAGCCATACAATTTCAATCTCATATACCTATACATCTCTGGGGCTACTGCATCCTTGCAGCAACACACATCATAAATAGACTCCCATCCAAACCATTGAAACACCTCAGTCCATATGAAATGTTATACAAACATCCACCAAACCTACAACACCTCAAAATAATTGGCTGTCAAGCTAATGTACACACTCATTCAAATGATAAGTTTGCAACCAGATCCATTCCATCTATCCTCCTAGGCTACCCTACAACACAAAAAGGATACATCCTCAATGACCTACGAAATCAGAAAATACTAATTAGCAGGCATGTCACATTTAATGAGAAAATCTTTCCTTTCAAACAACAAACTAATCACAACTCATCCAACACATTTCCTTTCTCCATATCTCCACAGCCCAGCACACATATAGAAATCAATCAACACTCACCTTCCACTTCTACCATATCTGACACTCATCAGACCACTACCTCCAACTCCAGTCCTTCCAACTCAACCTCTGCTCCACTCCCTACATCTAACTCTGACACATCCCTCAACAACAACACCATAACTTCTACTGACAACCAACCCAATCACTCTATAAACTCCACATCAGTACCCACATCTACACCCACCACAACTCCTATCCCAATTAGAAGATCTCTCAGACAACACCAATTACCTAACAAATTTAAGGACTTTCAAACCACATTACCTCATATCAACTTTGTTACCAAATATCACCATTCAAAATACATTAACTACTCAAACATCATCAACCCCATAATCAGACACTCCATCTGCTCTATTAACACTACACAGGAACCACAACCATACACTCAAGCATGTAAAAATGTGAAATGGGTATAAGCTATGAACCAAGAGATCCAGGCACTTGAAGCAAACAACACTTGGATCATCACTTCTTTACCCTCCAACAAAAAGGTAATTAGTAACAAATAGGTCTACAAAGTGAAATTAAAAGTAGATGGTACCATATAAAGATATAAGGCAAGATTAGTTGCCATAGGGTTCACACAAAAAAAGGGCACAGACTATAGTGAAACCTTTGCTCCTGTAGTAAAGATGGTTACTGTTAGGGTTTTACTAGCAGTTGTTGTTCATCATAAATGGGAAATTGCTCAACTTGACATCAACAATGAATTTCTCCATGGAGACCTACATGAGGAGGTCTATATGACTCTGCCACAGGGTTATACCACACCAAATATCAAAAATCCAGTCTGCAAATTAGTCAAATCCTTATATGGCTTGAAACAGGAAAATAGACAATGGTTTACAAAGCTTACCACCTACTTACTCAACCAAGGATTCAAACAGAGTTATGCAGACACCTCTCTATTTACCTTCAACAAAGGTCACAACTTTCTGGCACTTGTCATCTATGTAGATGATTTGCTTATCACAGGTAACAATCCAACACTTGTTACACAACTAAAACAAAATCTTCACACTACATTCAGCATCAAAGATCTGGGAAACATCAATTACTACCTTGGTATTGAATTCATCAAGAATCAAAATGGTATTACTATGTCACAGAGGAAATATGCTTTAGAATTACTTGATGCAACTGGGATTTTAGAGGAAAAACCATCATCTGTACCTATAGATCCAAATACCAAACTCTCTGCAGAAGCTGGAGAATTCCTACAAGATGCATCTCATTATAGAACCCTGGTAGGTAAATTAATTTACCTTACCATCACCAGACCAGACTTATCATTTGCAGCCCAGGCACTTTGTCAATTTGGACAACAACCTCGAACAAGTCACCTAAATGCCCTTCACAAAGTTTTGAGATACATAAAACTTTGTCCAGGTCAAGGTTTACATTTTCCATTTCATACAGATGTAAGATCCTGACTTTCCTGTTGATCGGGACGACGTCcaaaatggtgggacgccgtcccagtgagaagagctggatgccgtccagtaatttggacgccgtccagatctactGGTGGGCCTGCTGTCTTATTTTTAGATATTTTTAAGGGGTATCTTAGTAATTTCACATGGAGACGACTTAAAGGCCCCAATATCAGTTTAGTGGAGAACTTTACTTCATTTCCACCTACCTTTTTCCTTCCACTTACatcctagagagagagaggagacttttagtgtgagaaagctcaattcaagaaggaagaagtttgttttgggttaaagctcgagttttaaagttgttcatctacttcctagctacattttgattgtggtggtaaatcttaaccttgatttccttactttaattgtttaagggttatggttttggttagtgatgaacttaaaacccatttgcttgtgaattgggggtttttgggtaagattgggtcatgaggactcaaagatgactaacctagggtttcaaagtgtaaatTGGTGTTGGTGAGACCTaagttggttagttaactactagcacacctagatgttatgtaagtaGGTGTTACTTGGGTAGGTGGTGACCCAATTGGGGGTgtgaaccttgaaatgggtcaaaatgataCTAGGATggcgagtgagttggttgaccaactcgattgtgtgattgattacatgtatatatatatatatatatatatatatatatatatatatatatatatatatatatatatatatataaatatacgtcgcgttgaaggttgcgagcttgatcatctcaccgaagacgttaaggtgagtggagtaattatacgtatgtgtatatggcgtatttatttgtgaatgttatggtatgaaccatcgagccggtagtgccataacatgtatgtgacaagtgtcaaagtgtgaaccatcgagccggtagcactataaaatgaggtgtgaatcatcgagccggtagcgtcgaagtgtgaaccaaagagccggtagcactataaaatcatgatgtgaaccatcgagcctgtagcatcaagtgtgaaccatcgagccggtagcactataaaacaaagtgtgaaccacgatccggtagcactataaaagagtatgactcaaatgcgtatggtgtgaaccatcgagccggtagcaccatagcgtttatggttaaccatatgggggtttgttgattgtttagcatattatttttatatatatatatatatatatatatatatatatatatatatatatatatatatatatatatatatatatatatatatatatatatatatattgtgttgagtatatgctaatgcggttttgtgatattgcataacttgttagtattacgagtatgatgacatgctatttgagttacaagtttttatacgatattgtgtaagtggttgcaagtaagtaggttatatatgtatatgtataactattgtactcactaagctttagcttaccctctcgttgtttacctttttaggctccggcgtggataagggcaaaggtattcggttggattagtgactctcggggattagctttttggaagttcggccaaga
This genomic interval carries:
- the LOC139901511 gene encoding uncharacterized protein; the encoded protein is MPIITDDDTNSPTHPLFLHQQDHPGLVLISKKLTGSENYSSWRRSMTIALNAKNKLQIVTGELTAPAATSNNRALWDRTNDMIISWMLNTITDQIGNSLSFVNSAADLWNELHENYSQLDGHRIYQISNDITQLKQIDCTVEVYYQKLKGLWDELDALESPYACTYKCTCENGKTNGERDQRKRLIQFLIGLDEAYSNIRGQILLLQPLLAVGKAYGMIRQEEKQRENTLKEPTSIALSSYSTNKSYNNSSSKWTSNKPATTYESKSPFKKGIFCGNCGLEGQNKEECYKIVGYPIGHPLYGRYKPPTKPHPHNKSVNLVTTDEQASTSTATTDLAMTARMDQLQNQLNQVLLMMQSTQSSTTEPPYTGSQPEDCTWHPL